The genomic window CGCTGGGCTTTCTGACGGTGTTCGGTGTGTTCGGCGCGCTGACGATCTCGGCGGCCGGCGTGGTGCAGCGGTATCTGCCCTACGCGACGGCCGCGATCGGCATCGTGCTCGTCGCACTCGGCGCTTGGTTGGTCGCGGGTAGGGAGTTGGCCGCGCTCACGCCTCGCTCGCTGGGCCCGCGGTGGGCGCCGAAGGCCGGGCAGCGCTCACGGATCCTCGGCATGTACTCCTACGGCGTCAGCTATGCCATCGCCTCGCTGTCCTGCACCATCGCGCCGTTCCTGGCGGTCACCGCGGCGGGCTTTCGCGGCGGATCGGTCGCCGGCGGCGTGCTGATCTACCTCGCCTACGTCGCGGGCCTGACCCTGGTGGTCGGCGTGCTGGCCATGGCCGCGGTGACGGCGAGCTCCGCGCTCACCGACCGGCTGCGCCGGGTCTTGCCGCTGGTGAACCGAATCGGCGGCCTCCTGCTGATCGTGGTCGGACTGTATGTGGGCTACTACGGCCTCTACGAGCTGCGCCTGCTGTACGCCGACGCCGATCCGCAAGACGCGGTGATCTCCGCGGCCGGGCGGCTGCAAGGCCCGCTGGCGGGCTGGGTGCACCAGCACGGCCTCTGGCCGTGGATCGCCGCGCTGGCGGTGCTGGTGATCGCCGCGCTCGCGGCGGCCCGGCGGCGACGCACCCGGGCGCGGTGACGAACCGGAGGGTTACGGCGCGTTACTTGAGCCAGCCGCGCCGGCGGCCCCACCAGTCGCGAACCAGAATCGCGAGGGCGAGCAGGGCGAAGCCGATCAGGTAGGCGTTTTCGACGTGGCCGATGTGGTTACCGCGCAGCATCGCCAGCAGGAAGATGATGATGAACACGCCGAGCCCGTGCCAGGTGCGGATGTTGATCTTGCTCCAGCCCCACGCGGCGGACGGCACCTCGGCGGGATCGACGCCGTTGTAGTGATCGACCTCGGTACTGGCCACGGCGCGTCCCTTCGAATCGGATTGGCTTCCGGTCAAGATTCTGGCATACGCACCGCGCTGGTACCCGGCCCAGGCGCGGGTTGGTGGTCGACCCTGGGAATCAGGGCCGACCACCAGCCTCGGCCGGCCTGCGCCACCGGCTTACGAGGGCGGCATCAAGACCGTGTCGATCATGTACACGGTCGCGTTCGCGGTGTGCACCCCGCCGCACACCAGCCCCGCATCGTTGACCTTGAGGTCATTTCCTTGACCGGCCACCGTCACTGTGGCGCCCTGCAGGGTCGCCGGGGTGCCGTCGACCTTGGCCGGACTGAGCTGACCTTGCACGACGTGGTAGCTCAGGATGCTTTTGAGCAGTACGGAGTCCGTCTTGAGTTTGTCCAGGGTGGCCGCCGGTAGCTTGTCGAATGCCGCGTTGGTCGGCGCAAACACCGTGTATTGCCCGTTGTTGAGAGTGTCGACGAGATTGACGTTCGGGTTCAACTTGCCCGACAAGGCCGCGGTCAGGGTGCTCAGCATCGGGTTGTTCGACGCCGCCGCCGCGACCGGGTGCTGCGCCATGCCGGCCACCGACCCGGGACCCGTGGGGTTTTGCGAGGCATACGCCGAGCACCCGGACCCGATCAGGCCGGCCGCCGGGTCGGCCGTCGCGGTCATCATGGCGGAGGACGCCGTGCCGGCAGGGGGTGCGGTGCTGGGGGTGCTCTGAGCCGTGGGCTTGTTGCTCGAACACCCGGCGATGCCCGTGATGACAATCGCTACGAGACCCGCAGCCGCGAGCGTTTTGGCGTGAACGTTCATCATTGAATTTCGCTTCCTTTGCTCGGCGCGGCCTACCGCCGCCCTCCCGGTTGACACGATTGATTCGGAGTCGCGCCGGTCCTGGATGGGTTCGAAATCCGTTCGCGGTGCGCGCCACCGGAAAGCGCTACGGGCGGACTACGAACACGGGGCGCCGAAACGGCACAATGAGGGGGTGACCCGCCCGACGACCACCGATCCCGGCGCGCGCCTGCGCGTCCTGGTGCTGGGCAGCACCGGTTCCATCGGCACCCAGGCGCTGGAGGTCATCGCCGACAACCCCGACCGCTTCGAGGTGGTCGGGCTGGCGGCCGGCGGGGCAAACCCCGAGACGCTGCGACGCCAGCGCGCCGAGACGGGCGTGACCAACATCGCCGTGCCCGACGAGCGCGCCGCGCAGCACATCGGTGACGTCCCCTACCGCGGTCCCGACGCCGTCACCCGGCTGGTCGAGGAGACCGAGGCCGACGTCGTCCTCAACGCACTGGTCGGGGCCCTGGGCCTGCGGCCGACGCTGGCCGCCCTGCAGACGGGTGCCCGGCTGGCGCTGGCCAACAAGGAATCGTTGGTTGCCGGCGGTCCGCTGGTGCTGCAGGCGGCGCGGCCAGGCCAGATCGTGCCCGTCGACTCCGAGCACTCCGCGCTGGCCCAGTGCCTGCGCGGCGGGGCGCCCGACGAGGTCGCCAAGCTGGTGCTGACCGCCTCCGGCGGGCCGTTCCGCGGCTGGTCCGCCACCGACCTGGAGGCCGTCACGCCCGAGCAAGCCGGCGCCCACCCGACCTGGTCGATGGGACCGATGAACACGCTGAACTCGGCGTCGCTGGTCAACAAGGGGCTCGAGCTCATCGAGACGCATCTGCTGTTCGGCATTGCCTACGACCGCATCGACGTCGTGGTGCACCCGCAGTCGATTGTTCATTCGATGGTCACGTTCGTCGACGGTTCGACGATCGCGCAGGCCAGCCCCCCGGACATGAAGCTGCCGATCTCGCTGGCGCTGGGCTGGCCCCGGCGGGTGGCCGGCGCGGCCGCCTCCTGCGACTTCAGCACCGCCTCTAGCTGGGAATTCGAACCGCTCGACGCCGAGGTTTTCCCCGCGGTGGAGCTGGCCCGGTATGCCGGGGAGACCGGCGGCTGCCTGACGGCGGTCTACAACGCCGCCAACGAGGAGGCGGCCGCCGCGTTCCTGCAGGGGCGGATCACGTTCGGCGCCATTGTCAGAACAATCGCCGACGTGCTGCACGCCGCGGACAAATGGGCGCCGCAATTGGGGGAAGTACCCGCTACCGTGGATGACGTACTAGACGCGCAGCGCTGGGCGCGTGAGCGAGCACAACACGTCGTGCGAGCCGCGAGCCCCGCAGGAGTCTGAAGCAGGGCTCCGCACACGGTTTGAGAAGGTCTCAGAAAGGTCCTGGCGCCTCATGTTTGCTATCGGCATTGCGCTGTTCGCGCTCGCCATCCTCATCTCGGTGGCGCTGCATGAGTGCGGGCACATGTGGGTCGCCCGCGCGACCGGCATGAAGGTGCGCCGCTATTTCGTCGGCTTCGGACCTACGCTGTGGTCCACCCGGCGCGGTGAGACGCAATACGGGCTCAAGGCCATCCCGCTGGGCGGGTTCTGCGACATCGCCGGGATGACGCCCGTCGAGGACCTGGCACCCGACGAGGGCGAGCGGGCCATGTACAAGCAGAAGACCTGGAAGCGGGTCGCGGTGCTGTTCGCCGGCCCGGGCATGAACTTCGTCATCTGCCTGGTGCTGCTCTACGCCATCGCGCTGATCTGGGGCCTGCCCAACCTGCACCCGCCGACCCAGGCCGTCATCGGCGAAACCGCCTGCGCCCCAGCCGAAATCGCCCCCGGAAAGTTCGGTACCTGCGCCGGGCCGGGACCGGCCGCGCTGGCCGGAATTCGCGCCGGCGACGTCGTCGTCAAGGTCGGGGGCACCCCGGTGTCCACCTTCGAGGACATGGCCGCCGCCGTGCGGAAGGCGCACGGCATCATCCCGATCGTCGTCCAACGCAACGGCAACCCGGTCACCACCTACGTCGACGTCACGCCCGTCCAGCGCTACGGCGTCAGTGGCGCCAATGGGCAGGGCGGCCCGAACCAGCCGTCCACGGTCGGCGCCATCGGGGTGGCCCCCGTCCATCTCGCCCCCACCCGCTACGGCGTGCTGTCGGCCATCCCGGCCACCGTCGCCTTCAGCGGCGAGCTGACCGTCGAGGTGGGCAAGGCGCTGGTCGCGATCCCGTCGAAGGTCGGCGCGCTGGTGCACGCCATCGGGGGCGGGCAGCGTGATCCGCAGACACCGATCAGCGTGGTGGGGGCCAGCATCATCGGCGGCGACACCGTCGACCACGGGCTGTGGGTGGCGTTCTGGTTCTTCCTGGCCCAGTTGAACCTCATCCTGGGGGCGATCAACCTGGTGCCGCTGCTGCCGTTCGACGGCGGCCACATCGCGATCGCGGTGTTCGAGAAGATCCGCAACGTCATCC from Mycobacterium shigaense includes these protein-coding regions:
- a CDS encoding cytochrome c biogenesis CcdA family protein, producing the protein MNQGLVGLAFAAGLVAALNPCGFAMLPAYLLLVVRGEREGSALGGVGRALAATAGMALGFLTVFGVFGALTISAAGVVQRYLPYATAAIGIVLVALGAWLVAGRELAALTPRSLGPRWAPKAGQRSRILGMYSYGVSYAIASLSCTIAPFLAVTAAGFRGGSVAGGVLIYLAYVAGLTLVVGVLAMAAVTASSALTDRLRRVLPLVNRIGGLLLIVVGLYVGYYGLYELRLLYADADPQDAVISAAGRLQGPLAGWVHQHGLWPWIAALAVLVIAALAAARRRRTRAR
- a CDS encoding M50 family metallopeptidase; amino-acid sequence: MFAIGIALFALAILISVALHECGHMWVARATGMKVRRYFVGFGPTLWSTRRGETQYGLKAIPLGGFCDIAGMTPVEDLAPDEGERAMYKQKTWKRVAVLFAGPGMNFVICLVLLYAIALIWGLPNLHPPTQAVIGETACAPAEIAPGKFGTCAGPGPAALAGIRAGDVVVKVGGTPVSTFEDMAAAVRKAHGIIPIVVQRNGNPVTTYVDVTPVQRYGVSGANGQGGPNQPSTVGAIGVAPVHLAPTRYGVLSAIPATVAFSGELTVEVGKALVAIPSKVGALVHAIGGGQRDPQTPISVVGASIIGGDTVDHGLWVAFWFFLAQLNLILGAINLVPLLPFDGGHIAIAVFEKIRNVIRSTRGLVAAAPVNYLKLMPATYVVLVFVVGYMLLTVTADLVNPIRLFQ
- the dxr gene encoding 1-deoxy-D-xylulose-5-phosphate reductoisomerase translates to MTRPTTTDPGARLRVLVLGSTGSIGTQALEVIADNPDRFEVVGLAAGGANPETLRRQRAETGVTNIAVPDERAAQHIGDVPYRGPDAVTRLVEETEADVVLNALVGALGLRPTLAALQTGARLALANKESLVAGGPLVLQAARPGQIVPVDSEHSALAQCLRGGAPDEVAKLVLTASGGPFRGWSATDLEAVTPEQAGAHPTWSMGPMNTLNSASLVNKGLELIETHLLFGIAYDRIDVVVHPQSIVHSMVTFVDGSTIAQASPPDMKLPISLALGWPRRVAGAAASCDFSTASSWEFEPLDAEVFPAVELARYAGETGGCLTAVYNAANEEAAAAFLQGRITFGAIVRTIADVLHAADKWAPQLGEVPATVDDVLDAQRWARERAQHVVRAASPAGV
- a CDS encoding fasciclin domain-containing protein codes for the protein MMNVHAKTLAAAGLVAIVITGIAGCSSNKPTAQSTPSTAPPAGTASSAMMTATADPAAGLIGSGCSAYASQNPTGPGSVAGMAQHPVAAAASNNPMLSTLTAALSGKLNPNVNLVDTLNNGQYTVFAPTNAAFDKLPAATLDKLKTDSVLLKSILSYHVVQGQLSPAKVDGTPATLQGATVTVAGQGNDLKVNDAGLVCGGVHTANATVYMIDTVLMPPS
- a CDS encoding DUF2631 domain-containing protein — its product is MASTEVDHYNGVDPAEVPSAAWGWSKINIRTWHGLGVFIIIFLLAMLRGNHIGHVENAYLIGFALLALAILVRDWWGRRRGWLK